A portion of the Salminus brasiliensis chromosome 9, fSalBra1.hap2, whole genome shotgun sequence genome contains these proteins:
- the leap2 gene encoding liver-expressed antimicrobial peptide 2, whose amino-acid sequence MQEQRHFSRIVLAVWCLVLMVLLQQVASGPVPELNGNSNSVLGAQRAHRRSARMTPLWRIMGTKPQGAYCQNNYECSTGVCRNGHCSFSQPIKS is encoded by the exons ATGCAGGAGCAAAGACACTTCAGCAGAATTGTTCTGGCAGTTTGGTGTCTGGTACTTATGGTGCTCCTCCAGCag gtGGCTTCAGGTCCTGTTCCAGAGCTAAATGGCAACTCAAATTCTGTGCTGGGAGCTCAAAGGGCGCACAGGAGGTCAGCCCGCATGACGCCGCTTTGGAGGATCATGGGCACTAAACCCCAAGGAGCGTACTGCCAGAATAACTACGAGTGTTCCACAGGCGTGTGCAG GAATGGCCACTGTTCCTTTAGTCAACCGATAAAGTCCTAA
- the bmp15 gene encoding bone morphogenetic protein 15, giving the protein MAFSPSRLGVLPSTEQGRRNRHTKQRGSNSNGLPDRRAEDQSLQFMWSLYRKAADADGRPKQHKLFGSNTVRLIRATTTRKHFHSSPNDLLYTYIVQYELEHLPPKKLLRASFVHLRSPVVPYPPVKCEARVSSPQPASDIDAVVLGPQSLWAESDVTSYVSQFKGSELFFFVQYKCLKAGQVRSAVVRHRAQRKRLPPQNHVRAPALLLFLEEEGHPMEWAKYVKAPSHPGSRARRSKEPGSIVSDIPNYKRAKNSVTKNQCKLHSYRVTFRDLGWDHWIIAPHMYNPRYCMGDCPRILHYGYNSPNHAIVQTFISELGVADIPLPSCVPYKYKPISVLMMEKNGSIVYKEYEDMVAESCTCR; this is encoded by the exons ATGGCCTTTTCGCCCTCGCGCCTCGGGGTGCTGCCCTCCACGGAGCAGGGTCGTAGAAATCGCCACACAAAACAGAGGGGCTCCAACAGCAACGGGCTTCCAGACAGACGAGCGGAGGACCAGAGTCTGCAGTTCATGTGGAGTCTGTACAGGAAGGCGGCCGATGCGGACGGTAGGCCGAAGCAGCACAAACTGTTTGGGTCTAACACCGTCAGGCTGATTCGCGCGACCACCACCAGAAAACACTTCCACTCCTCGCCGAACG ACCTGCTCTACACGTACATCGTACAGTACGAGCTGGAACATCTCCCGCCGAAGAAACTGCTGAGGGCATCTTTCGTTCACCTGAGGTCACCTGTGGTCCCATACCCTCCTGTTAAATGTGAGGCCAGGGTGTCATCTCCACAGCCTGCCAGCGACATAGATGCTGTCGTTCTGGGCCCTCAAAGCCTGTGGGCCGAATCGGACGTCACGTCCTACGTGTCTCAGTTTAAAGGCAGTgagttgtttttctttgttcagTACAAGTGCTTGAAAGCTGGCCAGGTTCGATCTGCTGTTGTAAGGCACAGGGCCCAGAGGAAACGTCTCCCGCCGCAGAACCATGTACGAGCCCCTGCTTTGCTTCTCTTTCTGGAAGAAGAGGGACATCCTATGGAATGGGCCAAGTATGTCAAAGCCCCTTCTCACCCTGGCTCGAGGGCTCGCCGGTCTAAGGAGCCGGGCAGCATCGTTTCCGACATCCCGAACTACAAGCGAGCCAAAAACAGTGTGACCAAGAACCAGTGCAAGCTGCACTCGTACCGTGTGACCTTCCGTGACCTGGGCTGGGACCACTGGATTATCGCGCCGCACATGTACAACCCCCGCTACTGCATGGGCGACTGCCCACGCATCCTGCACTATGGGTACAACTCGCCCAACCACGCCATCGTACAGACCTTCATCAGTGAGCTGGGCGTGGCCGACATTCCACTGCCTTCCTGCGTGCCATACAAATACAAGCCCATCAGCGTGCTGATGATGGAGAAGAACGGCAGCATCGTCTACAAAGAGTACGAGGACATGGTGGCAGAATCCTGCACCTGTAGATGA